In the Streptomyces sp. BHT-5-2 genome, one interval contains:
- a CDS encoding N-acetyltransferase: MDITTLAERPALIPRIYDIDENWPAFIPHDPVAAAYLGRVPEDFPHYCVVATEGERVVARGLSVPFEADVDTDADVDVDVDVDVDVDVDVDVDVDVDVDGGEELPDGGWDRVLTWAFRDRRAMRGRERHQEHRTRKTVAGALEITVDTACLGRGLSSRMLAALRDAVGRQGHDTLLAPVRPTAKHLEPHVPMAEYIRRRRGDGLPADPWLRVHVRAGGTIEKVAPASMTVSGSLGQWRRWTGLPFDRDGRIEVPGALVPVHCDVAQDHAVYVEPNVWVRHRVERPGPNANR; this comes from the coding sequence ATCGACATCACCACGCTCGCCGAGCGGCCGGCGCTGATCCCGCGGATCTACGACATCGACGAGAACTGGCCGGCATTCATCCCGCACGATCCGGTCGCGGCCGCCTACTTGGGCCGCGTCCCGGAGGACTTTCCCCACTACTGCGTGGTGGCGACCGAGGGCGAGCGCGTCGTGGCCCGCGGGCTGAGCGTGCCGTTCGAGGCCGATGTCGACACCGACGCCGATGTCGATGTCGATGTCGATGTCGATGTCGATGTCGATGTCGATGTCGATGTCGATGTCGATGTCGATGTCGATGGTGGGGAGGAGTTGCCGGACGGTGGGTGGGATCGCGTCCTGACCTGGGCGTTCCGGGATCGGCGGGCGATGCGCGGACGCGAGCGTCACCAGGAACACAGGACACGAAAGACGGTCGCCGGCGCGTTGGAGATCACGGTGGACACCGCCTGCCTCGGGCGTGGACTCTCCTCCCGGATGTTGGCCGCGCTGCGCGACGCCGTCGGTCGGCAGGGCCACGACACGCTGCTCGCCCCGGTGCGGCCTACGGCCAAGCACCTCGAACCGCACGTCCCCATGGCCGAGTACATCCGTCGGCGGCGTGGCGACGGGCTGCCGGCCGATCCATGGCTGCGGGTACACGTCAGGGCCGGCGGCACCATCGAGAAGGTCGCGCCGGCGTCGATGACGGTCAGCGGTTCGCTGGGCCAGTGGCGGCGGTGGACCGGCCTGCCGTTCGACCGCGACGGCCGGATCGAGGTCCCGGGCGCCCTCGTTCCGGTGCACTGCGACGTCGCGCAGGACCACGCCGTCTACGTCGAGCCGAATGTGTGGGTACGGCACCGTGTGGAGCGGCCCGGCCCGAACGCCAACAGATAG
- a CDS encoding cytochrome P450, with translation MPGPGPRPDGGAGAIAAAGGLHTYQLRLHAEYGPVVRFQLPGVEWAVSVADPVLLEATARLDERPDPLFAFLDPLCEAGNIQVMPAAEHAPWRRLLLSVLAGRPSHERHFARFTALTTELADRWAERAERADREPVGLQKDLTALSLRMICAYALGGEVADPDGVIAAFEEVLTEHLGRLYETPGSDAQEGRAERAVQALAHLRATVDQVVTAHCATDRTGDTDRTGTARPGTARTDKSDLIGALVAAGERPARIRDTVMMTMLAAHHTTGVAVSWTLYLLGRHPEVAERVADELDRVLGDRAAPDYADLRRLTYLEMTLKEAMRLYPPGPYGARETVEPLRLGDHLIPAGATIFYPIWAVHMNPDYWPQPEKFLPERFAPDEVARRPRLAHIPFGFGPRSCEGAGLAMVEAELVLAVLLKRFRFRPAPGHQVTPIERFVLWAADDIRMNVSRRRPG, from the coding sequence ATTCCCGGCCCCGGGCCCCGGCCGGACGGCGGGGCCGGAGCCATCGCGGCGGCCGGCGGGCTGCACACCTACCAGTTACGACTGCACGCCGAATACGGGCCCGTCGTACGGTTCCAACTGCCCGGCGTGGAGTGGGCGGTGTCGGTCGCCGACCCCGTGCTGCTGGAGGCCACGGCGCGCCTGGACGAGCGCCCGGATCCGCTGTTCGCGTTCCTGGATCCGCTGTGCGAGGCGGGCAACATCCAGGTGATGCCCGCCGCCGAACACGCCCCTTGGCGGCGCCTGTTGCTGTCGGTTCTGGCCGGACGGCCGTCCCATGAGCGGCACTTCGCACGGTTCACCGCGCTGACGACGGAGCTCGCGGACCGCTGGGCCGAGCGGGCGGAGCGGGCCGACCGCGAGCCCGTCGGGCTGCAGAAGGACCTGACCGCGCTGTCCCTGCGGATGATCTGCGCGTACGCGCTGGGCGGTGAGGTCGCGGACCCGGACGGCGTGATCGCCGCGTTCGAGGAGGTCCTCACCGAACACCTGGGACGGCTCTACGAGACACCGGGCAGCGACGCCCAGGAAGGCCGCGCCGAGCGGGCCGTGCAGGCCCTCGCCCACCTGCGCGCGACGGTCGACCAGGTCGTGACGGCGCACTGTGCCACCGACCGGACCGGCGACACCGACCGCACCGGAACCGCCCGACCCGGAACCGCCCGCACCGACAAGAGCGATCTCATCGGGGCGCTGGTGGCGGCCGGCGAACGGCCCGCGCGGATCCGCGACACCGTCATGATGACGATGCTGGCCGCCCACCACACGACCGGCGTGGCCGTTTCCTGGACCCTGTATCTGCTCGGGCGCCATCCCGAGGTCGCCGAACGCGTCGCCGACGAGCTGGACCGCGTACTCGGCGACCGCGCGGCGCCCGACTACGCCGACCTGCGACGCCTCACCTACCTGGAGATGACCCTCAAGGAAGCGATGCGGCTCTACCCGCCCGGCCCCTACGGCGCACGGGAGACCGTCGAACCGCTCCGGTTGGGCGACCACCTGATCCCGGCCGGCGCCACGATCTTCTATCCGATCTGGGCCGTCCACATGAACCCCGACTACTGGCCCCAGCCCGAGAAGTTCCTGCCCGAGCGGTTCGCCCCGGACGAGGTGGCCCGGCGGCCACGGCTGGCCCATATCCCCTTCGGCTTCGGGCCGCGCAGCTGCGAGGGTGCCGGACTGGCCATGGTCGAGGCCGAGTTGGTCCTGGCCGTACTGCTCAAGCGCTTCCGCTTCCGGCCGGCCCCCGGGCACCAGGTGACCCCCATCGAACGGTTCGTGCTCTGGGCGGCCGACGACATCCGGATGAACGTGAGCCGCAGGAGGCCCGGGTAG
- a CDS encoding amidohydrolase family protein, whose translation MIIDAHSHVHDPVHDHLALLDEAGVDRAVLFGTRPHPERATDLASFRREMSVLDETIGGRSGGADGYRAAWQELDAACAAHPDRFIGFGKVRLDVGAQQIAEDVEREVVGRGFRGIGELTPPPDEAGRVEPVLRAATDHGGLPVVVHGFAPTTAGDLATLAGLARRHPAVPLVVSQLGGLNWLTAVELARETPNMYLELSTAHLVFAVRLAIDEVPERTLFGSDAPYGDPVLARATVERVTRPGELRDRVLGGNLAELLGL comes from the coding sequence TTGATCATCGACGCGCACAGCCATGTCCACGACCCGGTGCACGACCATCTCGCCCTGCTGGACGAGGCCGGAGTCGATCGCGCCGTACTCTTCGGCACCCGGCCGCACCCCGAGCGGGCAACCGATCTGGCCTCGTTCCGCCGCGAGATGAGCGTGCTGGACGAGACGATCGGTGGGCGGTCGGGCGGTGCGGACGGCTACCGAGCCGCCTGGCAGGAACTCGACGCGGCCTGTGCGGCCCACCCCGACCGCTTCATCGGCTTCGGCAAGGTTCGTCTGGACGTGGGGGCGCAGCAGATTGCGGAGGATGTCGAACGGGAGGTGGTGGGGCGGGGCTTCCGAGGGATCGGGGAGTTGACGCCGCCGCCGGACGAGGCCGGTCGGGTCGAGCCGGTGCTCCGGGCAGCGACCGACCACGGTGGACTGCCGGTGGTCGTGCACGGCTTCGCCCCGACCACGGCCGGTGACCTGGCGACGCTGGCCGGCCTCGCCCGCAGGCACCCAGCCGTTCCCCTGGTGGTCAGCCAACTCGGCGGGCTGAACTGGTTGACGGCCGTCGAGCTGGCCCGGGAAACCCCCAACATGTACCTGGAACTGTCCACGGCCCACCTAGTCTTCGCGGTGCGACTCGCCATCGACGAGGTGCCCGAGCGGACCCTGTTCGGGTCGGACGCGCCGTATGGCGACCCGGTTCTCGCCCGCGCCACCGTCGAACGCGTCACCCGGCCGGGAGAGTTGCGCGACCGCGTCCTGGGCGGCAACCTCGCGGAGCTGCTCGGTTTGTGA